The proteins below come from a single Corylus avellana chromosome ca3, CavTom2PMs-1.0 genomic window:
- the LOC132175769 gene encoding transcription factor MYB39 — translation MGRSPCCDEEKGLKKGPWTPEEDQKLTDYISRNGHGSWKALPKHAGLNRCGKSCRLRWTNYLKPDIKRGKFSEDEERKIINLHSVLGNKWSRIATQLPGRTDNEIKNYWNTHLRKKLLQMGIDPTTHKPRTDPNHLMNLSMLLGASANVGNLMSPWGNGLGLQADPSHLARIQLLQNLLQVVNTSTAILNNPFEGFINGWGYMNPGILIPQAPTNSQEIDNSLANIAQVDNIGVKNSSLSENPLMPALVSEPPLTDHQPNQFSTSIFEDWEKLMDDETSDSYWKDMLDFTSSSSPSPMAW, via the exons ATGGGTCGTTCCCCATGTTGTGATGAGGAGAAGGGTTTGAAGAAAGGGCCATGGACGCCAGAGGAAGACCAGAAGCTTACTGATTATATTAGCAGAAATGGGCATGGAAGTTGGAAAGCTCTCCCCAAACATGCCGGCTTGAATAGGTGCGGAAAGAGTTGCAGATTAAGGTGGACGAATTACCTCAAGCCTGATATTAAGAGAGGCAAATTCTCTGAAGACGAAGAGAGAAAGATCATCAACCTTCACTCTGTTCTTGGAAACaa GTGGTCTAGGATTGCAACACAACTTCCTGGGAGGACAGACAATGAAATCAAGAACTACTGGAATACTCATTTAAGGAAGAAACTCCTTCAAATGGGGATTGATCCAACCACACACAAGCCAAGAACAGATCCCAACCACCTTATGAATCTCTCTATGTTGCTTGGTGCATCTGCAAACGTTGGAAATTTGATGAGTCCTTGGGGAAATGGTCTTGGTTTGCAGGCAGATCCATCTCATCTGGCGAGAATCCAACTCCTGCAAAATCTCTTGCAGGTTGTGAACACAAGCACAGCAATTCTCAATAACCCATTTGAAGGATTTATCAATGGTTGGGGATATATGAACCCTGGAATTTTGATCCCTCAAGCACCCACCAACTCACAGGAGATTGACAATTCATTGGCAAATATTGCACAAGTTGATAATATTGGTGTCAAAAACAGCAGCTTGAGTGAGAATCCATTGATGCCTGCATTGGTTTCTGAACCTCCTTTGACTGATCATCAACCAAATCAATTCTCAACCTCCATCTTTGAGGATTGGGAGAAACTCATGGATGATGAAACAAGTGACTCCTACTGGAAAGATATGTTGGA CTTTACATCCTCATCATCACCATCGCCAATGGCATGGTAG